Proteins from a single region of Candidatus Effluviviaceae Genus I sp.:
- a CDS encoding transglutaminase domain-containing protein — translation MKARAGRVARPVTAAALCALSLAACGAARADRRFEPEAAADVLALVGEADRDALAASLADAGANWTELATAIRTLQGEERDDCVWLVVGMPRLDRVEMTAENLIEHVRCAHRARREMPYPVPADMFRPYILAHRMEDEPLAPWRKRLFDLWGPAAREEGSAAAAARRVNRFLADSVEVHEPDFFGPRKSPSVTLTARSGSEVDVAILACAAMKALGIPSRRVSVAALGEEPGGRSWIEIFDGEGWLPLYPLEPDAFGEFGHVEAAHRGNVTVAATLSGFELLLVTERYTETATVEMTFADGGGPAAGFDGFSVCALNAGALVALDALETAADDDGRFTATVGEGTYVALAGLRDESGNPFVMMEPFEAAPGETVFVSFDVSPRGAAAPATPDELSSLAGSLEALVEFDPREEPSARMLPLIERALARRAPVVTARYAQVARAVEGAGADARLPRVRVYAAAGGEVILERQGYDLNIGHSLLAAVDAWIARALRRPDDAARPEQR, via the coding sequence ATGAAGGCCCGCGCCGGACGCGTCGCTCGACCGGTCACGGCGGCCGCGCTCTGCGCCCTCTCGCTCGCGGCGTGCGGCGCCGCGCGGGCGGACCGACGCTTCGAGCCCGAGGCCGCCGCGGACGTCCTGGCGCTCGTGGGCGAGGCCGACCGGGACGCGCTCGCGGCGTCGCTTGCCGACGCCGGAGCCAACTGGACCGAGCTCGCCACGGCGATCCGCACTCTTCAGGGCGAGGAGCGCGACGACTGCGTGTGGCTCGTCGTCGGCATGCCCCGCCTGGATCGCGTCGAGATGACGGCGGAGAACCTCATCGAGCACGTGCGGTGCGCCCACCGCGCCCGCCGCGAGATGCCGTACCCCGTGCCGGCCGACATGTTCCGGCCGTACATCCTCGCTCACCGGATGGAGGACGAGCCGCTCGCGCCGTGGAGGAAGAGGCTCTTCGACCTGTGGGGCCCGGCGGCCCGGGAAGAAGGCTCGGCGGCCGCGGCGGCGCGGAGGGTCAACCGCTTCCTCGCGGACTCCGTGGAGGTCCATGAGCCGGACTTCTTCGGGCCGAGGAAGTCGCCGTCCGTCACGCTGACGGCCCGAAGCGGGAGCGAGGTCGACGTCGCGATCCTCGCGTGCGCGGCGATGAAGGCGCTCGGGATCCCGAGCCGCCGGGTGTCGGTCGCCGCGCTCGGAGAGGAGCCGGGCGGCCGGAGCTGGATCGAGATCTTCGACGGCGAGGGCTGGCTTCCGCTCTACCCGCTCGAGCCGGACGCGTTCGGCGAGTTCGGACACGTCGAGGCGGCGCACCGCGGCAACGTGACGGTCGCCGCAACGCTCTCGGGGTTCGAGCTCCTTCTCGTCACGGAGCGGTACACCGAGACGGCGACGGTCGAGATGACCTTCGCGGATGGGGGCGGGCCGGCGGCCGGCTTCGACGGCTTCTCCGTGTGCGCGCTCAACGCGGGGGCGCTCGTGGCCCTCGACGCGCTCGAGACCGCGGCCGACGACGACGGGCGGTTCACGGCGACGGTGGGCGAGGGAACGTACGTCGCGCTGGCGGGGCTGCGCGACGAGAGCGGCAACCCCTTCGTCATGATGGAGCCGTTCGAAGCCGCGCCGGGGGAGACGGTCTTCGTGAGCTTCGACGTGTCGCCGCGAGGCGCGGCGGCGCCGGCGACGCCGGACGAGCTCTCGTCGCTGGCGGGATCGCTCGAGGCGCTCGTCGAGTTCGACCCGCGCGAGGAGCCGAGCGCGCGCATGCTCCCGCTCATCGAGCGGGCGCTCGCCCGGCGGGCTCCGGTGGTCACCGCGCGGTACGCGCAGGTCGCGCGCGCGGTCGAGGGGGCCGGCGCGGACGCCCGCCTCCCTCGCGTCCGTGTCTATGCAGCCGCCGGCGGAGAGGTTATACTCGAACGCCAGGGGTACGACCTGAACATCGGGCACTCGCTCCTTGCTGCCGTGGACGCGTGGATCGCGCGCGCGCTGAGGCGGCCCGATGATGCCGCAAGACCGGAGCAGCGATGA
- a CDS encoding HD domain-containing protein: MKDARKLLEVLLECNQLKTIPRMGWRVRGVREGESVAEHSYAVALMSMMLADRLGVAVDREKVLRIALLHDLPEHVTGDIHAPATKILGEGVKEEAEARVMERLFADLPGGSQYVSLWREFVDRSSVEGRLVRAVDKLEMFTQAYEYELEGNRRIEDFWGYDDNTRDFAFDEVRELYDALRSLRSETIGR, encoded by the coding sequence ATGAAGGACGCGCGGAAGCTCCTTGAGGTCCTCCTCGAGTGCAACCAGCTCAAGACGATCCCGCGCATGGGATGGAGGGTGCGCGGCGTGCGGGAGGGCGAGAGCGTCGCCGAGCACTCGTACGCCGTGGCCCTCATGAGCATGATGCTCGCCGACCGCCTCGGCGTCGCGGTGGACCGCGAGAAGGTCCTTCGCATCGCGCTCCTCCACGACCTGCCCGAGCACGTCACGGGAGACATCCACGCGCCCGCCACGAAGATCCTGGGCGAGGGCGTGAAGGAGGAGGCCGAGGCGCGCGTCATGGAGCGGCTCTTCGCCGACCTGCCCGGCGGCTCGCAGTACGTGAGCCTGTGGCGGGAGTTCGTCGACCGCTCGTCGGTCGAGGGAAGGCTCGTGCGCGCCGTGGACAAGCTCGAGATGTTCACGCAGGCCTACGAGTACGAGCTCGAGGGCAACAGGAGGATCGAGGACTTCTGGGGATACGACGACAACACGAGGGACTTCGCGTTCGATGAGGTCCGCGAGCTGTACGACGCGCTGCGCTCGCTGAGAAGCGAGACCATCGGCCGCTGA